A stretch of Amycolatopsis balhimycina FH 1894 DNA encodes these proteins:
- a CDS encoding type 1 glutamine amidotransferase, with protein MPDSTVHIGLLLPEVLGTYGDTGNAQVLSKRLQWRGFDAEVVPVGLGEPVPSTLDLYLLGGGEDGAQTLAAAHLRKYPGLRRAVAAGAVVFGVCAGLQVLGTRFRGLDGVDHDGLGLLDVTTEPGERRAVAELVATPSRLLDGASLTGFENHLGVSKLGADSEPLGHVVRGTGNGDGTEGAVTDRVVGTYLHGPALARNPALADLLLSWTAGHPLGPLSLPEVERLRGERLVTPRRRR; from the coding sequence ATGCCTGACTCGACCGTCCACATCGGACTTCTCCTGCCGGAGGTGCTCGGTACCTACGGTGACACCGGCAACGCGCAGGTGCTGAGCAAACGGCTGCAGTGGCGCGGGTTCGACGCGGAGGTCGTCCCGGTCGGGCTCGGCGAGCCGGTACCGTCCACTTTGGATCTGTATCTGCTCGGTGGTGGCGAGGACGGCGCCCAGACCCTGGCCGCCGCGCACCTGCGGAAGTACCCCGGCCTGCGGCGGGCGGTCGCGGCCGGCGCGGTGGTGTTCGGCGTGTGCGCCGGCCTGCAGGTGCTCGGCACCCGCTTCCGCGGCCTCGACGGCGTCGACCACGACGGGCTCGGCCTGCTCGACGTCACCACCGAACCCGGCGAGCGCCGCGCGGTCGCCGAACTGGTCGCGACCCCCTCGCGGCTCCTGGACGGCGCCTCGCTGACCGGGTTCGAGAACCACCTGGGCGTCAGCAAGCTCGGTGCCGACAGCGAACCGCTCGGGCACGTCGTGCGCGGCACGGGCAACGGCGACGGCACCGAAGGCGCGGTGACGGACCGGGTCGTCGGCACGTACCTGCACGGCCCGGCGCTCGCCCGCAACCCCGCGCTGGCCGACCTGCTGCTGTCCTGGACGGCCGGGCACCCGCTCGGCCCGTTGAGCCTGCCCGAGGTCGAGCGCCTGCGGGGGGAGCGGCTCGTCACCCCGCGCCGCCGCCGGTGA
- the gvpO gene encoding gas vesicle protein GvpO: MTESPLPIPAQNKNSSEAAGKSVSGLRLVDAIGVAKAQFGLVTGLTPHAVTGVRSRPGGGWSVLVDVVELARIPDSTSVMATYRVDVDEDGELGACERLRRFTRGATDS; encoded by the coding sequence ATGACGGAATCGCCTCTGCCGATCCCTGCCCAAAATAAAAACTCTTCGGAAGCCGCCGGGAAATCCGTTTCCGGGCTGCGGCTCGTCGACGCCATCGGCGTGGCGAAAGCCCAGTTCGGTTTGGTGACCGGGCTGACTCCGCACGCCGTGACCGGGGTCCGGAGCCGCCCCGGCGGCGGCTGGTCCGTGCTCGTCGACGTCGTCGAGCTGGCCCGGATCCCGGACTCCACCAGTGTGATGGCCACCTACCGGGTGGACGTCGACGAAGACGGCGAACTCGGCGCGTGTGAGCGGCTGCGGCGGTTCACCCGGGGTGCCACCGATTCCTGA
- the gvpJ gene encoding gas vesicle protein GvpJ translates to MADVEIFEVGRGNGGNAVEAVADLLDRVVHRGAVVTGDVIISLAGIDLVRLDLRLLLLGIEGPPG, encoded by the coding sequence GTGGCTGACGTCGAGATCTTCGAGGTCGGCCGCGGCAACGGCGGCAACGCCGTCGAGGCCGTCGCCGACCTGCTCGACCGGGTCGTGCACCGCGGCGCCGTGGTGACCGGCGACGTGATCATCTCGCTCGCCGGCATCGACCTGGTGCGGCTCGACCTGCGGCTGCTGCTGCTCGGGATCGAGGGGCCGCCGGGATGA
- a CDS encoding MurT ligase domain-containing protein, whose protein sequence is MAAGRLTAWLSRSSGLGRGGMIGGRVTLALDPRALRRLGRERTIVLVTGTNGKTTTSLMLTRALEALAEVAANSDGSNMPDGVLAALTARPDAPYAVLEVDEAYVPWVADQVQPAVLVLLNLSRDQLDRVGEVRATERDLRAAIAELPGTVVVANCDDVLVTSAASVAAKPVWVGAGRRWSGDSTACPRCEGRVESHDRNWGCACGLARPEPAWTLEGDLVRTPGGREVDLDLRLPGDANRANAALALAAAHRLGVPPHTAAARLRTITDIGGRYRTVRRSRHSVRLMLAKNPAGWVETLRVLDEDTPVVVAVNAQEADGRDLSWLWDVHFERLRGRQVVVTGERGADLSVRLCYAEVAHWAEPDPVAAIDALPPGAVELVANYTAFRDLVGRLADA, encoded by the coding sequence GTGGCCGCCGGTCGGCTGACCGCCTGGCTGTCCCGCAGCTCCGGGCTCGGCCGCGGTGGCATGATCGGCGGCCGCGTCACGCTGGCGCTCGATCCGCGTGCCCTGCGCCGCCTCGGGCGGGAACGCACCATCGTGCTCGTCACGGGCACCAACGGCAAGACGACGACGTCGCTGATGCTCACCCGCGCGCTGGAGGCGCTGGCCGAGGTCGCCGCCAACAGCGACGGTTCCAACATGCCCGACGGCGTCCTCGCCGCGCTCACCGCCCGGCCGGACGCGCCGTACGCGGTCCTCGAGGTGGACGAGGCCTACGTGCCCTGGGTCGCCGACCAGGTCCAGCCCGCGGTGCTGGTGCTGCTCAACCTGAGCCGCGACCAGCTGGACCGGGTCGGCGAGGTCCGCGCCACCGAGCGTGACCTGCGAGCCGCGATCGCGGAGCTGCCCGGCACGGTGGTCGTCGCGAACTGCGACGACGTCCTGGTGACGTCCGCGGCGAGCGTGGCCGCGAAGCCGGTGTGGGTCGGCGCGGGCCGCCGCTGGAGCGGTGACTCGACGGCGTGCCCGCGGTGCGAAGGCCGGGTCGAAAGCCACGACCGGAACTGGGGCTGCGCGTGCGGGCTCGCCCGGCCGGAACCCGCCTGGACGCTCGAAGGCGACCTCGTCCGCACGCCGGGCGGCCGCGAAGTCGACCTGGACCTGCGGCTGCCCGGCGACGCCAACCGCGCGAACGCCGCGCTCGCGCTGGCCGCGGCGCACCGGCTCGGCGTGCCGCCGCACACGGCGGCGGCCCGGCTGCGGACCATCACCGACATCGGCGGCCGTTACCGGACGGTCCGCCGGTCGCGGCACTCCGTGCGGCTGATGCTGGCGAAGAACCCGGCCGGCTGGGTGGAAACGCTGCGCGTGCTGGACGAGGACACCCCGGTCGTCGTCGCGGTGAACGCCCAGGAGGCCGACGGCCGGGACCTGTCCTGGCTCTGGGACGTGCACTTCGAGCGGCTCCGCGGGCGCCAGGTGGTCGTGACCGGCGAGCGCGGCGCCGACCTGTCCGTGCGGCTCTGCTACGCCGAGGTCGCGCACTGGGCCGAGCCGGACCCGGTCGCCGCGATCGACGCGCTGCCGCCCGGCGCCGTCGAGCTGGTCGCCAACTACACCGCCTTCCGCGACCTGGTGGGCAGGCTGGCAGATGCCTGA
- a CDS encoding NADP-dependent oxidoreductase — protein MSRAVIYEKFGGPEVLELRDVPEPHAGPGEVRVRVAAAGLNPMDWGLASRPEAAAEFGITLPSGFGYDFAGVVDEAGSGVTGFAVGDRVHGGALGRAVADFVVVKAPAQAPDGLFPTPDGISDEVASTLPVAGSSAAAALAAVGLRAGDTVLIGGAAGGVGIFAVQLAKLAGATVIGTASEGTFPFLRELGAEPVAYGPGLADRVRDLGDITAATDLYGTEAAEAARKLGVPPERIATIAAGPQPPGGVRATGGADAEPGALARITDAILAGELTVPIAAVFPVERIRDAVALQAGRHVHGKVVVTL, from the coding sequence ATGAGCAGAGCTGTCATTTACGAGAAGTTCGGCGGTCCCGAGGTGCTGGAGCTGCGAGACGTCCCGGAGCCGCACGCCGGCCCCGGCGAGGTGCGCGTCCGCGTGGCGGCCGCCGGGCTGAACCCGATGGACTGGGGCCTCGCCTCGCGGCCCGAGGCGGCCGCGGAGTTCGGCATCACCCTGCCGTCCGGCTTCGGGTACGACTTCGCCGGCGTGGTCGACGAGGCCGGGTCCGGTGTCACCGGCTTCGCCGTGGGCGATCGCGTCCACGGCGGCGCGCTCGGCCGGGCGGTCGCCGACTTCGTGGTCGTCAAGGCACCCGCGCAGGCGCCCGACGGCCTCTTTCCCACGCCGGACGGCATCAGCGACGAGGTGGCGAGCACGCTCCCGGTCGCCGGGTCCTCCGCGGCCGCCGCGCTGGCCGCCGTCGGCCTGCGGGCCGGTGACACCGTCCTGATCGGCGGGGCCGCCGGTGGCGTGGGCATCTTCGCCGTCCAGCTCGCGAAACTCGCCGGCGCCACCGTGATCGGCACCGCCTCGGAGGGCACCTTCCCGTTCCTGCGCGAGCTCGGCGCCGAGCCCGTCGCCTACGGGCCCGGCCTGGCGGACCGGGTCCGGGACCTGGGCGACATCACCGCGGCGACGGACCTCTACGGCACCGAGGCGGCGGAGGCCGCGCGAAAACTCGGCGTCCCGCCCGAGCGGATCGCCACGATCGCCGCCGGCCCGCAGCCGCCCGGCGGGGTGCGTGCCACCGGCGGTGCCGACGCCGAACCCGGCGCCTTGGCGCGGATCACCGACGCGATCCTCGCCGGCGAGCTCACCGTGCCGATCGCCGCCGTCTTCCCGGTCGAACGGATCCGCGACGCCGTCGCATTGCAGGCCGGGCGGCACGTCCACGGCAAGGTCGTCGTCACTCTCTAG
- a CDS encoding GvpL/GvpF family gas vesicle protein — protein MTLQLYGVVRAGHPRAPRTVCWEDLAMVVGEAPAQPDPAVHLAVVSALVEGGPVLPVRFGTVAEDEDAVRADVLAPAAGTYRADLDRLDGLAEVHVCLRFTEPGSAWRATRSDVLLSEVAERARDSVSLPAGESADERWAFLVGLGDLLVVRDAVTGLDGGGEVRAEWVGPLPAYSFLDRRTCSRWSW, from the coding sequence GTGACGCTGCAGCTCTACGGCGTCGTGCGGGCCGGGCATCCGCGGGCACCGCGCACGGTGTGCTGGGAGGACCTGGCGATGGTCGTCGGGGAAGCACCCGCCCAGCCCGATCCGGCGGTGCACCTCGCGGTGGTGTCCGCGCTCGTCGAGGGCGGCCCGGTGCTGCCGGTCCGGTTCGGCACCGTGGCCGAGGACGAGGACGCCGTCCGCGCCGACGTGCTGGCCCCGGCCGCCGGCACCTACCGCGCCGACCTCGACCGGCTCGACGGCCTGGCCGAAGTGCACGTCTGCCTCCGGTTCACCGAACCCGGGTCGGCGTGGCGCGCGACGCGCTCCGACGTGCTGCTCTCAGAGGTCGCCGAACGGGCCCGCGACTCGGTGTCCCTGCCGGCGGGCGAGTCCGCCGACGAGCGGTGGGCGTTCCTGGTCGGGCTGGGCGACCTGCTCGTCGTCCGCGACGCCGTCACCGGGCTCGACGGCGGTGGCGAGGTCCGGGCCGAGTGGGTCGGGCCACTGCCCGCGTACAGCTTCCTCGACCGGCGGACGTGTTCGCGCTGGAGCTGGTGA
- a CDS encoding CoA-binding protein has protein sequence MNAEQILESAKTIAVVGLSRDPAKAAHGVPAVLQAHGFRIIPVHPTATELLGEKVYRSLKDIPEPVDLVDVFRPSPETPGIARDAVEIGAKALWLQQGIVSAEARRIAEEGGLDYVENRCTAVVRATAAISKN, from the coding sequence ATGAACGCGGAGCAGATCCTCGAGAGCGCGAAGACGATCGCCGTCGTCGGCCTGAGCCGGGACCCGGCCAAGGCCGCGCACGGCGTCCCGGCGGTCCTGCAGGCGCACGGCTTCCGGATCATCCCGGTGCACCCGACCGCGACCGAGCTGCTCGGCGAGAAGGTCTACCGGTCGCTGAAGGACATCCCGGAGCCGGTCGACCTCGTCGACGTCTTCCGGCCGTCCCCGGAGACACCCGGCATCGCCCGCGACGCCGTCGAGATCGGCGCCAAGGCGTTGTGGCTGCAGCAGGGCATCGTCTCCGCCGAAGCACGCCGTATCGCCGAAGAAGGCGGCCTGGACTACGTCGAGAACCGGTGCACCGCCGTGGTCCGCGCGACGGCCGCGATCTCGAAGAACTAG
- the gvpJ gene encoding gas vesicle protein GvpJ, producing the protein MTTPGQTGGGLADTLNILLDKGLVIDASVKVSLIGIELLAIEARIVIASVDTYIRYLEAMQRVNAQANTPHPGQISMGLGQTVGLIPPPPPTQAVAVPMEPAVTVDQP; encoded by the coding sequence GTGACCACACCCGGACAGACCGGCGGCGGACTCGCCGACACCCTCAACATCCTGCTGGACAAGGGACTCGTCATCGACGCTTCGGTGAAGGTGTCCCTGATCGGCATCGAGCTGCTGGCGATCGAGGCCCGGATCGTGATCGCCAGCGTCGACACCTACATCCGCTACCTCGAAGCGATGCAGCGGGTCAACGCGCAGGCGAACACCCCCCACCCCGGGCAGATCTCCATGGGGCTCGGGCAGACCGTCGGGCTGATCCCGCCCCCACCGCCGACCCAGGCCGTCGCTGTTCCGATGGAGCCGGCCGTCACGGTCGACCAGCCGTGA
- a CDS encoding GvpL/GvpF family gas vesicle protein: MSTPHWLCAYAITRNRPAELDMTPAPRLIGYRDLGVVVADVAPARFDRIDTLDPVDGALAELAREHDAVVRAVFRHEPVLPLRFGTVIDGEAAALRLLETAYDQARECLDEVAGHREWGVRVRHTEPAATSKPDAAGLTGTQYLVRRRERLKAIQQAREDVFGAAGRLESALRRHAAGSVERARPHGVLVNTAYLVETGREAAFHAEFEWFARELRMVGATVETSGPWPPYSFTDVELGVAARG; encoded by the coding sequence GTGAGCACCCCCCACTGGCTGTGCGCGTACGCGATCACCCGCAACCGCCCGGCCGAACTGGACATGACCCCGGCGCCGCGGCTCATCGGCTACCGCGACCTCGGCGTGGTCGTCGCCGACGTGGCGCCGGCGCGCTTCGACCGCATAGACACGCTCGATCCGGTCGACGGCGCGCTCGCCGAGCTGGCCCGCGAGCACGACGCCGTGGTGCGCGCGGTCTTCCGCCACGAACCCGTGCTGCCGCTGCGGTTCGGCACGGTCATCGACGGCGAGGCCGCCGCGCTGCGGCTCCTGGAGACCGCCTACGACCAGGCCCGCGAGTGCCTCGACGAGGTGGCCGGCCACCGCGAGTGGGGGGTCCGCGTGCGGCACACCGAACCCGCCGCGACCAGCAAACCGGACGCCGCGGGCCTGACCGGGACGCAGTACCTCGTCCGGCGGCGCGAACGGCTGAAGGCGATCCAGCAGGCCCGGGAAGACGTCTTCGGCGCCGCCGGGCGGCTCGAGAGCGCGTTGCGCCGGCACGCCGCCGGCAGCGTCGAGCGGGCCCGGCCGCACGGAGTGCTGGTCAACACCGCCTACCTGGTGGAAACCGGGCGGGAGGCCGCGTTCCACGCCGAGTTCGAGTGGTTCGCCCGCGAGCTGCGCATGGTGGGGGCGACGGTCGAGACCTCCGGGCCCTGGCCGCCGTACTCGTTCACCGACGTCGAGCTCGGGGTGGCCGCTCGTGGCTGA
- a CDS encoding NHL repeat-containing protein, protein MTSSELAALPRAFGGPGAGPGQFRTPSGIAVDARGHVWVADTGNDRVQAFTRDGALVRVLAGRLKAPEGVAVDAAGHVYVADTGNRRVVQFSWWGGFVREFAGLVRPRGVALDHAGRLLVDDTGRVARFCTRTGAALSDTTEPIGSPRDMADDGVGGVWVAETGNHRIVHFGASG, encoded by the coding sequence GTGACCAGCAGCGAACTCGCGGCGCTCCCGCGTGCGTTCGGCGGACCCGGCGCCGGGCCGGGGCAGTTCCGCACGCCGTCCGGGATCGCCGTCGACGCCCGCGGCCACGTGTGGGTGGCGGACACCGGCAACGACCGCGTCCAGGCGTTCACCCGCGACGGCGCGCTCGTGCGCGTCCTGGCCGGGCGGCTCAAGGCGCCGGAAGGGGTGGCAGTCGACGCGGCGGGCCACGTCTACGTCGCCGACACCGGCAACCGCCGGGTGGTGCAGTTCTCGTGGTGGGGCGGGTTCGTGCGCGAGTTCGCCGGCCTGGTCCGGCCTCGTGGCGTCGCACTGGACCACGCCGGGCGGCTGCTGGTCGACGACACCGGGCGCGTGGCCCGGTTCTGCACCCGCACGGGCGCCGCGCTGTCCGACACGACCGAGCCGATCGGCTCGCCGAGGGACATGGCCGACGACGGCGTGGGCGGTGTCTGGGTCGCCGAGACGGGCAACCACCGCATCGTCCACTTCGGAGCGTCCGGCTAG
- a CDS encoding response regulator transcription factor: MRLLIVEDEREFAETLRRGLVAEGFTAEVAHTGREGLWRATEHAYDVVVLDIMLPELSGYEVLKRLRAAENWTPVLMLTAKDGEYDEADAFDLGADDYLSKPFSFVVLIARLRALLRRGAPARPAVLEAGDLRLDPSARTVHRGQKRIELTAREFGLLEFLLRRAGTALSKNEILGHVWDAHYDGDENVVEVYIGYLRRKIDAPFGTHTIETVRGVGYRLVDVTRS; the protein is encoded by the coding sequence GTGCGCCTGCTGATCGTGGAGGACGAGCGCGAGTTCGCGGAGACGCTGCGGCGCGGGCTGGTCGCCGAGGGGTTCACCGCCGAGGTCGCGCACACCGGTCGCGAGGGGCTCTGGCGGGCGACCGAGCACGCGTACGACGTCGTGGTGCTCGACATCATGCTGCCCGAGCTGTCCGGCTACGAGGTGCTCAAGCGCCTGCGGGCGGCCGAGAACTGGACGCCGGTGCTGATGCTGACGGCGAAGGACGGCGAGTACGACGAAGCCGACGCGTTCGACCTCGGCGCCGACGACTACCTGTCCAAGCCGTTCTCCTTCGTCGTGCTCATCGCCCGGCTGCGGGCGTTGCTGCGGCGCGGTGCCCCGGCCCGCCCCGCCGTGCTGGAGGCGGGCGACCTGCGGCTCGACCCTTCCGCCCGGACAGTCCACCGAGGACAAAAGCGGATCGAGCTGACCGCGCGGGAGTTCGGGCTGCTGGAGTTCCTGCTGCGCCGGGCGGGGACGGCGCTGTCGAAGAACGAGATCCTCGGCCACGTCTGGGACGCGCACTACGACGGCGACGAGAACGTCGTCGAGGTGTACATCGGGTACCTGCGGCGCAAGATCGACGCGCCGTTCGGCACCCACACCATCGAGACGGTCCGCGGCGTGGGCTACCGGCTGGTAGACGTTACCCGATCGTGA
- a CDS encoding TetR/AcrR family transcriptional regulator, which yields MARWEPNAPERLSKAALELFAERGYENTTVIDIAQRAGLTKSTFFRHFQDKREVLFGGGTLAGLLTGAIAAAPASATAFEAVVHAMDAVGREAFTPDRREFGALRRAVIAANPELREREALKGLALTSAMTEALRERGVPEVTACVAAELGALAMKIAHERWGAATCGDFGEAARLAFDEVQAAIAAETSSGPVAAKSSAR from the coding sequence ATGGCTCGCTGGGAACCGAACGCACCGGAGCGGCTGAGCAAGGCCGCCCTCGAACTGTTCGCCGAGCGCGGCTACGAGAACACGACGGTGATCGACATCGCGCAGCGCGCGGGCCTGACGAAGAGCACGTTCTTCCGCCACTTCCAGGACAAGCGCGAAGTGCTCTTCGGCGGAGGCACGCTGGCCGGCCTGCTGACCGGGGCGATCGCCGCGGCGCCGGCCTCCGCCACGGCGTTCGAAGCGGTGGTCCACGCGATGGACGCGGTGGGCCGGGAAGCTTTCACACCGGATCGTCGCGAGTTCGGCGCCCTGCGGCGCGCGGTGATCGCCGCCAATCCGGAACTGCGGGAGCGGGAAGCACTGAAGGGCTTGGCGCTCACCTCGGCGATGACCGAAGCACTTCGGGAGCGTGGCGTGCCCGAGGTGACTGCGTGCGTCGCCGCGGAGTTGGGCGCGCTCGCGATGAAGATCGCCCATGAGCGGTGGGGTGCCGCGACTTGCGGGGACTTCGGCGAAGCCGCGCGGCTGGCCTTCGACGAGGTACAGGCGGCTATTGCCGCCGAGACTTCTTCGGGACCGGTTGCGGCGAAGTCCTCGGCGCGCTGA
- a CDS encoding gas vesicle protein yields the protein MGTSSDSLADILERVLDKGVVIAGDIGVSVVDIELLTLRIRLFIASAQTAREMGMDWWTNDPFFSPNAARAELGGDVEKLDLAARVAELEARLPVPGGRDEPR from the coding sequence TTGGGCACTTCGTCCGATTCATTGGCGGACATCCTGGAACGCGTGCTCGACAAGGGCGTTGTGATTGCCGGTGACATCGGGGTGAGCGTCGTCGACATCGAATTGCTGACCCTGCGTATCCGGCTGTTCATCGCTTCCGCCCAGACCGCTCGCGAAATGGGCATGGACTGGTGGACGAACGATCCGTTCTTTTCGCCGAATGCCGCCCGCGCCGAGCTGGGCGGCGATGTCGAAAAACTGGACCTGGCGGCTCGCGTCGCCGAACTGGAGGCCCGGCTGCCCGTGCCGGGCGGGAGGGACGAACCGCGGTGA
- a CDS encoding sensor histidine kinase, translating to MRLGRVIAATGVRMRTTAVAVFALALALAVAGVVVVLLLEESLDRSVTESARSTGRQVAIQLVREGARDLSASDVASTGDTEAVTQVLDARGKPIASDPAIVGHPPLTTARPAVGYETIETLPLGLNGDGADYRVVSQDVTGPGGPFTVISARSLEPVTEASTRLTLLLGLIAVPLLATSGLAVYRAVGSALRPVERMRRTVAEISTRDLAARVPLPPGGDEVHRLAVTLNEMLSRLASAQAAQRRFVADASHELRSPLSTISTALDVSGRHPESTGDLVPVIARETARLRELVDDLLMLARTDDTTDRPQRTEVDLDDIVRAEAERVRGESTVDVEVRAGPAKVHGSEAQLRRAVRNLVDNARGHARSRIRVCSVVRGDLAVVEVSDDGPGVGEADRERIFERFVRLDASRQRGHGGTGLGLPIVAGIAARHGGRARYAASEEPGARFVIELPVIALPKEEE from the coding sequence GTGAGACTCGGCAGGGTGATCGCCGCGACCGGCGTCCGGATGCGCACGACCGCGGTGGCGGTCTTCGCGCTCGCGTTGGCCCTCGCCGTCGCGGGGGTGGTCGTGGTGCTGCTGCTGGAGGAGTCCCTCGACCGCAGCGTCACCGAGAGTGCCCGCAGCACCGGACGGCAGGTCGCCATCCAGCTCGTCCGCGAAGGGGCGCGTGACCTGAGCGCGAGCGACGTCGCCAGCACCGGCGACACCGAAGCCGTCACGCAGGTGCTGGACGCGCGGGGCAAGCCCATCGCGAGCGACCCGGCGATCGTCGGGCACCCGCCGCTGACCACGGCGCGCCCGGCCGTCGGGTACGAGACCATCGAGACGCTGCCGCTCGGGCTGAACGGTGACGGCGCCGACTACCGCGTCGTGTCGCAGGACGTGACCGGGCCGGGCGGGCCGTTCACGGTGATCTCCGCGCGCTCGCTGGAACCGGTCACGGAGGCGTCGACCCGGCTGACGCTGCTGCTCGGCCTGATCGCGGTGCCGCTGCTGGCGACCTCCGGTCTCGCGGTGTACCGCGCGGTCGGCTCGGCGCTGCGGCCGGTCGAGCGGATGCGCCGGACCGTCGCGGAGATCTCGACGCGCGACCTCGCCGCGCGCGTGCCGCTGCCGCCGGGCGGCGACGAGGTGCACCGCCTGGCCGTGACGCTCAACGAAATGTTGTCCAGGCTCGCGTCGGCGCAGGCCGCGCAACGCCGGTTCGTCGCGGACGCCAGCCACGAGCTGCGCTCGCCGCTGTCCACGATCAGCACCGCGCTCGACGTCTCCGGGCGGCACCCGGAAAGCACCGGCGACCTGGTGCCGGTGATCGCCCGGGAGACCGCGCGGCTGCGCGAGCTCGTCGACGACCTGCTCATGCTGGCCCGCACCGACGACACGACCGACCGGCCGCAGCGCACCGAGGTCGACCTCGACGACATCGTCCGGGCCGAAGCCGAGCGGGTGCGCGGCGAAAGCACGGTGGACGTCGAGGTCCGGGCCGGGCCGGCGAAGGTGCACGGCAGTGAGGCGCAGCTGCGGCGGGCGGTGCGGAACCTGGTCGACAACGCCCGCGGGCACGCGCGCTCGCGGATCCGTGTCTGCAGCGTGGTGCGCGGCGACCTCGCCGTCGTCGAAGTGAGCGACGACGGTCCCGGCGTCGGGGAAGCCGACCGGGAGCGGATCTTCGAGCGGTTCGTCCGGCTCGACGCGTCGCGGCAGCGCGGGCACGGCGGCACCGGGCTGGGCCTGCCGATCGTCGCCGGCATCGCGGCGCGCCACGGCGGCCGGGCGCGCTACGCCGCGTCGGAGGAGCCAGGCGCGCGGTTCGTGATCGAGCTGCCGGTGATCGCCCTGCCGAAGGAGGAGGAGTAG
- a CDS encoding VOC family protein: protein MAPTQAEVAKLAEIRDELRERHLHPAAERPATNGRGIHHTALISSDVARTIEFYQDVLGFPLTELIENRDYPGSSHFFFDVGNGNAVAFFDLPGLDLGPYAEVLGGLHHLALSVTPERWSVIKDKLDEAGVQYLLESKTSIYLSDPDGARVELISDPLGEMYGEKIG, encoded by the coding sequence ATGGCACCGACCCAGGCCGAGGTCGCCAAGCTCGCCGAGATCCGCGACGAACTGCGCGAGCGCCACCTGCACCCCGCCGCCGAGCGACCGGCGACGAACGGCCGCGGCATCCACCACACCGCGCTGATCTCCAGCGACGTCGCGCGGACCATCGAGTTCTACCAGGACGTCCTCGGCTTCCCGCTCACCGAGCTGATCGAGAACCGGGACTACCCGGGCTCCAGCCACTTCTTCTTCGACGTCGGCAACGGCAACGCGGTCGCCTTCTTCGACCTGCCCGGTCTGGACCTCGGCCCGTACGCGGAAGTCCTCGGTGGACTGCACCACCTGGCGCTGTCGGTCACGCCCGAACGGTGGAGCGTCATCAAGGACAAGCTCGACGAGGCCGGCGTGCAGTACCTCCTGGAAAGCAAGACGTCGATCTATCTGTCCGACCCGGACGGTGCCCGTGTCGAGCTGATCTCCGACCCCCTCGGCGAGATGTACGGCGAGAAGATCGGCTGA
- a CDS encoding gas vesicle protein K: MSQPVRITADAGRGLGHLVVTVLDILKEVLERQALRRLDAGTLTPDQIEALGQALIGLELRFAEIRTALDGIPDGIPDGIPDDIPAGILETEGRRP; the protein is encoded by the coding sequence ATGAGCCAGCCCGTCCGGATCACCGCCGACGCCGGGCGCGGGCTCGGCCACCTGGTCGTCACCGTGCTCGACATCCTCAAGGAAGTGCTGGAGCGGCAGGCGTTGCGGCGCCTCGACGCCGGCACGCTCACCCCGGACCAGATCGAAGCGCTCGGCCAGGCCCTGATCGGGCTGGAGCTCCGCTTCGCCGAAATCCGCACAGCCCTCGATGGCATCCCCGATGGCATCCCCGATGGCATCCCGGACGACATCCCGGCCGGCATCCTGGAAACGGAAGGACGAAGACCGTAG